Part of the Oncorhynchus kisutch isolate 150728-3 linkage group LG2, Okis_V2, whole genome shotgun sequence genome, CCGTGTGTACAGGTTCCATGTGTACAGGTTCAGTGTAAAAATAGGTTCAGTGTAAAAACAGGTTCAGTGTGTACAGGTTCAGTGTGTACAGGTTCCGTGTGTACAGACTCAGTGTGTACAGGTTCCGTGTGTACAGACTCAGTGTGTACAGGTTCAGTGTGTACAGGTTCAGTGTAAAAACAGGTCCAGTGTAAAACAGGTTCAGTGTGTACAGGTTCagtgtgtacaggtgcagtgtaAAAACAGGTTCAGTATGTACAGGTTCAGTGTAAAAACAGGTTCAGTGTAAAAACAGGTTCTGTGTGTACAGGTTCAGTGTAAAAACAGGTTCAGTGTAAAAACAGGTTCAGTGTAAAAACAGGTTCAGTGTGTACAGGTTCAGTGTAAAAACAGGTTCAGTGTGTACAGGTTCAGTGTGTACAGGTTCAGTGTGTACAGGTTCAGTGTGTACAGGTTCAGCTTGTCAAGATTCAGTGTAAAAACAGGTTCAGTGTGTGTACAGGTTCAGTGTGTACAGGTTCCGTGTGTACATGTTCACTGTGTACAGGTTCAGTGTGTACAGGTTCAGTGTAAAAACAGGTTCAGTGTAAAAACAGGTTCAGTGTGTACAGGTTCAGTGTGTACAGGTTCAGTGTGTACAGGTTCAGTGTGTACAGCTTCCGTGTGTACAGCTTCCGTGTGTACAGGTTCAGTGTAAAAATAGGTTCCGTGTGTACAGGTTCAGTGTGTACAGGTTCAGTGTAAAAACAGGTTCAATGTGTACAGGTTTAGTGTGTACAGGTTTAGTGTGTACAGGTTTAGTGTGTACAGGTTCCGTGTGTACATGTTCAGTGTAAAAACAGGTTCAGTGTGTACAGGTTCCGTGTGTACAGGTTCAGTGTGTACAAGTTCAGTGTAAAAACAGGTTCCGTGTGTACAGGTTCCGTGTGTACAGGTTCAGTGTGTACAGGTTCAGTGTGTACAGGTTCAGTGTGTACAGGTTCAGTGTAAAAACAGGTTCAGTGTGTACAGGTTCAGTGTGTACAGGTTCAGTGTGTACAGGTTCAGTGTGTACAGGTTCAGTGTGGACAGGTTCAGTGTGTGGAATAATCCACCAGGAGGAGTAATAGACACAACCTTCATTTTTGTTTCTTATGGGTCCTTAAGACACAGTATAGTTATCGGTCATATATCTAACATATTTGATGAATTACATTTCTATGCATAAATATGAAATATCACCAACCTCTTTTCTCTTTGTCCATAGCTCTGTCGGCCCCTTTGAAAGGTAAGCATCCCTGCCATCTGTTATCAATGCACCATTAGTTATGATATAGTACTAAGCTTTGTGATGCATTTCTGTGAAAATGTTAAACATACCCTCCCACCACCTCCCAGGTAAAGAAGACTCCCAGAAGACCATGTTCTTTGGGGAGGACTTCCATCTGCAGCTGCCCTCCCTGGCTGCAGaggttttgttccagcccagtagTGCCAAGGCGGGGGTTGAGGTGGTCCTGATGCGGGGTGGGTCCGTGGTCGGTAACCGTGCCAAGCTCAACAGTCAGCTCAGTCACCTGATCCTAGCGACCGTGGGTGAGGGGGACGAGGGAACGTACTCGGTGAAGAACAACGAACAGCCGGAAGAGGTCCGACGCATCACACTCATCGTCAGAGGTATGGGGTCCGAGTGTTGGAAGAAGGAAAGTTGTCTCTGGGAGGGGGGTTGGAAGAAGGAAAGTTGTCTCTGGGAGGGGGGTTGGAAGAAGGAAAGTTGTCTCTGGGAGGGGGGTTGGAAGAAGGAAAGTTGTCTCTGGGAGGGGGGTTAGAAGTAGGAAAGTTGGCTCTGGGAGGTTGGGTTGGAAGTAGGAAAGTTGTCTCTGGGAGGGGGGTTGGAAGTAGGAAAGTTGTCTCTGGGAGGGGGGTTGGAAGAAGGAAAGTTGCTCTCTGGGAGGGGGGTTAGAAGAAGGAAAGTTATAGGGGCTTCCGAGTGGCTGAGTgctgtaaggcactgcatctcagtgcaagaggagtcactgcagttcctggttcgaatccaggctgcatcacattcagctgtgattgggagtcccatagggtggtgcacaattgggcctagcgtcgtccgggtttggccggggtaggccgtcattgtaaataagaatttgttcttaactgacttgcctagttaaaattgttttaaaaggtatagggaatagtgtgctgtttgggacacagatacacacagtcagAGAGGAATGATGACTCGGTGATGCTGTGAAGACTGAGCTTTGTTCTGCATGGATTGGCGTTCCAGGCTGTCTATATTGCAGTCGCACGCAACAACCAATGGTTTTATGCCACATGCTAAATCAGTTGATGCATTGTCTGATATCAAATGATGCAGTTAACTGTGTGGAGCTGGCTAGTTGTGTGGCGCCTTGACAGCACCATATGGAGTTAACAGTGtggagaggaggtgtgtgtggagTTAACAGTGTGgggagaggaggtgtgtgtgtagttaacAGCGTGTTTCATACACCAGGCAGTAATTATGCAGCTATTTAACCACCCCATCCGTCCGTtcatccctcccatccatccatccctgctgtttttcttctgtctttatcctccttttctctctcttgttcttctCCTCTATGTCATTCTCTTCTATTTTCCTCACATGGTTCTCTCTCATTCTTTTGTCttccctttctgtttctctctctctctgtttcctgatctcttgtctccctctctttccccttgtCCTCCCCTTTTATACCGTCATTCCTTTCTCTTGTTCTGTCTCTGTATCAAACCGTCCCTGCCTCTCCCACCCCTTTCTCTGTCTTTTAGACTGTTCCAATGAGCAGAACATTAAGTATGGGGAGAACTACCACATCCAGCTGACAGGGGTGGAGGCTCCCATCACCCTGGAGTATAGGCCCAGTGCTGTGGAGGCCAACCTGACTTCCAGGTACAGTTGTTTCTCTGTCAAAATGTAAACTTCTCTGCTTTCCTCAAAGGAGGATTTACTGTCTCCCATCAACATTGATTATCACGATGTAGTATCGTGATATTGCGATACTATTGTGGTTGTCATGATGGCATCATCGTTATCGCGATAGCATTATCAATATGATAATTATCGTTACACCATCATTATATCATTCTGTTATTCTGATCAATATCATGACTGTTGTGATAGCAAGTTCTATTATGGTTCTCCATTAACCCTCCAGGCCGCCCCTGGTGCTGATGACCCGAGGAGGGCTCTCCAGAGACGGGTACCAGGGGCGCCTGAGTGTCAACGAGCGCCGGGTCACCCTCAACGCCGTGACAGGCGCCGATGAGGGAAGCTACACCGTCAGAGACACGAACCTGAAGATCATGAGGAAGGTCTGCCTAAATGTCAAAGGTACATTTGTTTTCATCCTCCCTCTACCTTCTGTGGCCAACCTTTACCTTTTCTCTGTTTATTTCCAACCTGCTGCAAGTTCGCTGTAATGCTAGTCATCACTGGGtttaaagatggaatccgcaGTAGGGGATCAGCGCCACTGTCCGCCCTACCGCTGTTATTGTATTTGTTTTGTTTGGCGAAGCAGAGGTGAGGAGAGCCGCACAACCTGGTAAAACATTTGCAGTACATATTCTGCTCTTCTATCGCGCGTGCAATAATgtcagaggggaaaacagagtttgttgtttgcagtaacttcaTTGTTGTTGTAGTATTGCAAACAGACGTGGCAGTTTCGCCGTTAACAATTCCAGCTTGAAATGGATGTGATTTTCTGAAGTGAGTTATCTATTTTGCCTATAGTGttccaaaatgttttgtttgttaaatgccctctctctcttttttctctgtccctctggctcttcttctcttcttgtctctttatccctctttctttggtctccttcttcctctctcctctcattatgGAATCCATAAATTCATAAttcaataacccccccccctctctcttctcttcatctctctctttctgtctctgtctcccagaaCACCAGAACTTTGTGAAGCTGCCGTACGCTGGAACCCTGAAGATCAACCTGATTCTGAATGCCTCCATGGTGCGTCTGTTCTACACGCCTGACTACGACTTAAAAACCAGACAGATCCTGGACGGGGGAGAGTTAACGGTACTGGAACGGCTGATTTAAAATCACTCAAATACTACCCTAATGCTACACCCTATAGCGCACTGTGGGATGGTAATAATACATTATCACTTATATGTGCTTATGAGAAGTCTTATAATGCAGTATACCTGTTGGCTTGAAGTGAAGTCGTAACAAATATTTATATCCAATTGATTTACTTTTATTTGCCAATAAGTGATTGAACTTTTGAACTGACCATGGCTCTTGGTTGATGATAGGTGCCAGCAGACCTGGATCTGGTGGGGCGGATCTCTCTGGATCCGTCTGTGGTCATCCTGGACCAGGTCAAGGCCAGCGACGTCGGACAGTTCAAGGTCACGGACATACTGGGGTTTCCTGTGTCCAACGTCTACCTGGAagtggagggtgaggagagggggatgaagggaggagaggagaacagagtagaGGAGTAAGGAGGAGAGCGGGATGGGAGGATGATGGGGAGGGGGCTGGATTGGAGGACTTGGCCAGTTCAGGGTCATCGACCAACTGTAAACCAACTTGGGGGCTTACGTCTATGGGGTGGTGGAGGGTGAGGAGATAATCATGTATTAACATTATCTCTCCTTTCCAccacctctatctcctctccctttatctctctctcttctctgtgtatctctcttctcctctatctctccccttcgccacactccccctctatattccctctttctcccttctctctactctccctccccctcccctctctcctccagcctacAAGCTGCCGTCCCTCTACGTGGCAATCATAGCACTGGTGGGCTTCCTGGTTCTCCTGCTGTTGGTGTGTCTGCTGTCCTGCCTGGTCAAGCAGAAGAAGAGGGCAGCCAAGGCCCGAGCCATCGAGAAGATTGCCCAAAACGCAGGCAAGGAGGACGAGGGAGATGCCTTCAGACAGgtaccacacagacagagacagagacactggtgatgtctcaaatggcaccctgttccctatatgatGCTCAGCACTTGACATGACATGTATGTGTGGTTTCCAGGTGGTGAAGAACATTACTCAGTTTGAGGAGTCTATAGCCCAGTCCATCGACATCACAGAGAAGTCTCAGAGCACTGAGGTGGACATTAAAGTAAGTATTAGTGAAGCAGTGGTTTTCTGTCGAGTTGAGGGAATGAATTAGAAGAACGGAAGGGGAATATTGTCAAAATAACTGTTAAAATCTCTTTGCTTATCCTCACCCGCTCTCCTGTCTtcaccctgacctctctcctctgacctctgtgtgttgACTGCAGGGTCTGGAGGTGTCGTCCAAGGAGGTGGCAGGTGGTAACCTGGAGACCAGCGACTCAGGGGTGGAGTTTAACACCACTGGCCTCCCATTGGACACTGACACTGACGTCCCCGACCAGATTCCAGAATCAGAGGCTGAGTCTGAGAGTGTTGCCTTCGTCCCAGAAACCAAGCCAAGCCCACCCCCGGTTACCAAACCTAGCCCGGTTCCCGAGATCAAAAAAATTCCTGAACCAGCTCCTGAACCAAAGTTGACCATAACCAAACCCGTTGAGACCAAACTCAGCCCAATCCCAAGCCCGGTCTCCAAGCAGGCTCCAAGCCCCATTGCCAAAACACCTGATCCAGCCAAAACTCCTGAATTGAAAACTCCTGATTTCAAAACTCCTGATCCGAAAATACCTGAATTGAAAACACCTGAACCAACCAAAACTCCCGATTTTAAAACTCCTGAACCGAAAACACCTGAATTGAAAACACCTGAAGCAGCCAAAACACCTATTGCTGTGTCTCCAAGCCCGGTGTCCTCTAAGCCAACCCCACCCCTGACCCCTGTCTCCAAACTAACTGCACCCCAACCATCAACCCCTGAACCCCCCAAGCTGGTGACACCAACCCCAGAATCCCCCAAGCCTGTGACACCAATCCAGACTCCGACCCCAACCCCAATGCTGAGCCCTGAACCTGCTCCGACCACCAATGGCACACCCGAACCACCAGCACCTGAATCCAAACCTGACACTGCTCCGGCCCCAGTGGGTCTGATCGAAAGCCCTGTCGCCAAGGCAACCCCTCCTAAAACCCCTGAAGTGGAGGTGACCGCCCCAAGTAGTCCAGCCCTTGAGGCCAAAATGGACTCCCCAGCTGAGGACAACACCGCAAACACCGCAACCTGAGAACAGTCCCTGCACTCCTCCAAGGGAAACCCCACAGACCCATTATCCTTTCCTTCTCCACCACTGTAGACAGACAATCGAACACCCCCCTTACCAAATAAGGAAGAAATCACTGCTACTATCGAGGCTGGGACTTCGATTTAACACTTCTAATGCTCGAACATGCTGTAGGTTGTTATGATAGCTAACTCACCTGTACCTAACACTAACATTATCTTTGAGATACTTTTTTCAATTCACAGATACTTTTCACCACATAGGAAATATAAGCAAGCAAGTTCATTTTGTCAGACGTTTTAGCTGTTGTTTCTTTTTGAACTTTCTATGCTGCATACTCTTTTTTAGTGTGTAAACTAGAGCATGACTGCCGGTCTGCCAACAAAATCAGTTGCAGAGTTTACAAGTAAAATGTTAAACCTAGCTTCTTTAGATATATTTGACGTTCAGAGGTGTGCAGAATGGTTCCACACCCTTTTACATAGATATAGGAACAAATAAATGGCAAGTGAACATTACTCAATCTAGTTCAACTACATCTATGACCACCTACTCCATTTGTGGAATGATGAAACCTTTGATGATGCCTGCTCTAATCTCAGCATGTGGAAAAACAGACCAAAACGAAAGCACAAACAGCTCGTAAATTTGCAACTGACATTTTTTATCTCATATGATGAAACCAATGACATGATTTAGACCCCCAAGGACTTATAAATGTGACTATGACATAACGTTCTCGTCAAACTGGATGAATTTAAATCACCTTTCTATCAAACTGGACTGGATTCCTTCTCCTTGTGACATTCTCTAGTAGTTTTCCTGAAACCTGGGAATCCGGGAATCTGGAAATGTTCCTGCTGGTCCTCTGCCGTCCTATAGAAACATCTAGAATGCTTGAATGATAAAACATCCTGATACAAAGGATCCCCAGCAACACTAACACCTGAATGCTAAACTCTAACATCAATTCCTTCTGCTAAACTAAGTCTAACTTTTGTTTAAAATGGATGTCTCATGTGATTGCGCTCCCAACCATGTGAGAGACTGTATTGGTTATAAGGTGTTGGCCAACTCTGACTGTCCCAGTGGATCTCTAGAATCAGTTTAATCCAAGAGAAAGAGCTTGTTTTGATCCTT contains:
- the LOC109901694 gene encoding regulation of nuclear pre-mRNA domain-containing protein 2 isoform X2 is translated as MKEPGDLMKMKTVSVAVVLSLLLCSALSAPLKGKEDSQKTMFFGEDFHLQLPSLAAEVLFQPSSAKAGVEVVLMRGGSVVGNRAKLNSQLSHLILATVGEGDEGTYSVKNNEQPEEVRRITLIVRDCSNEQNIKYGENYHIQLTGVEAPITLEYRPSAVEANLTSRPPLVLMTRGGLSRDGYQGRLSVNERRVTLNAVTGADEGSYTVRDTNLKIMRKVCLNVKEHQNFVKLPYAGTLKINLILNASMVRLFYTPDYDLKTRQILDGGELTVPADLDLVGRISLDPSVVILDQVKASDVGQFKVTDILGFPVSNVYLEVEAYKLPSLYVAIIALVGFLVLLLLVCLLSCLVKQKKRAAKARAIEKIAQNAGKEDEGDAFRQVVKNITQFEESIAQSIDITEKSQSTEVDIKGLEVSSKEVAGGNLETSDSGVEFNTTGLPLDTDTDVPDQIPESEAESESVAFVPETKPSPPPVTKPSPVPEIKKIPEPAPEPKLTITKPVETKLSPIPSPVSKQAPSPIAKTPDPAKTPELKTPDFKTPDPKIPELKTPEPTKTPDFKTPEPKTPELKTPEAAKTPIAVSPSPVSSKPTPPLTPVSKLTAPQPSTPEPPKLVTPTPESPKPVTPIQTPTPTPMLSPEPAPTTNGTPEPPAPESKPDTAPAPVGLIESPVAKATPPKTPEVEVTAPSSPALEAKMDSPAEDNTANTAT
- the LOC109901694 gene encoding regulation of nuclear pre-mRNA domain-containing protein 2 isoform X3, giving the protein MKMKTVSVAVVLSLLLCSALSAPLKGKEDSQKTMFFGEDFHLQLPSLAAEVLFQPSSAKAGVEVVLMRGGSVVGNRAKLNSQLSHLILATVGEGDEGTYSVKNNEQPEEVRRITLIVRDCSNEQNIKYGENYHIQLTGVEAPITLEYRPSAVEANLTSRPPLVLMTRGGLSRDGYQGRLSVNERRVTLNAVTGADEGSYTVRDTNLKIMRKVCLNVKEHQNFVKLPYAGTLKINLILNASMVRLFYTPDYDLKTRQILDGGELTVPADLDLVGRISLDPSVVILDQVKASDVGQFKVTDILGFPVSNVYLEVEAYKLPSLYVAIIALVGFLVLLLLVCLLSCLVKQKKRAAKARAIEKIAQNAGKEDEGDAFRQVVKNITQFEESIAQSIDITEKSQSTEVDIKGLEVSSKEVAGGNLETSDSGVEFNTTGLPLDTDTDVPDQIPESEAESESVAFVPETKPSPPPVTKPSPVPEIKKIPEPAPEPKLTITKPVETKLSPIPSPVSKQAPSPIAKTPDPAKTPELKTPDFKTPDPKIPELKTPEPTKTPDFKTPEPKTPELKTPEAAKTPIAVSPSPVSSKPTPPLTPVSKLTAPQPSTPEPPKLVTPTPESPKPVTPIQTPTPTPMLSPEPAPTTNGTPEPPAPESKPDTAPAPVGLIESPVAKATPPKTPEVEVTAPSSPALEAKMDSPAEDNTANTAT
- the LOC109901694 gene encoding regulation of nuclear pre-mRNA domain-containing protein 2 isoform X1, which gives rise to MHAGLSINHEPGDLMKMKTVSVAVVLSLLLCSALSAPLKGKEDSQKTMFFGEDFHLQLPSLAAEVLFQPSSAKAGVEVVLMRGGSVVGNRAKLNSQLSHLILATVGEGDEGTYSVKNNEQPEEVRRITLIVRDCSNEQNIKYGENYHIQLTGVEAPITLEYRPSAVEANLTSRPPLVLMTRGGLSRDGYQGRLSVNERRVTLNAVTGADEGSYTVRDTNLKIMRKVCLNVKEHQNFVKLPYAGTLKINLILNASMVRLFYTPDYDLKTRQILDGGELTVPADLDLVGRISLDPSVVILDQVKASDVGQFKVTDILGFPVSNVYLEVEAYKLPSLYVAIIALVGFLVLLLLVCLLSCLVKQKKRAAKARAIEKIAQNAGKEDEGDAFRQVVKNITQFEESIAQSIDITEKSQSTEVDIKGLEVSSKEVAGGNLETSDSGVEFNTTGLPLDTDTDVPDQIPESEAESESVAFVPETKPSPPPVTKPSPVPEIKKIPEPAPEPKLTITKPVETKLSPIPSPVSKQAPSPIAKTPDPAKTPELKTPDFKTPDPKIPELKTPEPTKTPDFKTPEPKTPELKTPEAAKTPIAVSPSPVSSKPTPPLTPVSKLTAPQPSTPEPPKLVTPTPESPKPVTPIQTPTPTPMLSPEPAPTTNGTPEPPAPESKPDTAPAPVGLIESPVAKATPPKTPEVEVTAPSSPALEAKMDSPAEDNTANTAT